A genomic stretch from Fuerstiella sp. includes:
- a CDS encoding FkbM family methyltransferase, giving the protein MLRTIAERVARRIVIRRRLPSSFGRRPFFVTPDSALTYLKPGYGAFRDLVTIASEYVQEGDHVWDIGGNLGAFSFLASHRVGEAGTVVCVEPDPILASLIQRSTQLAENRDRTTHVLCSAVTNTSEITQFSIAVRGRSSNSLQHTTGRSQAGGTRYTQLVPTTTLDSMLAVFPPPTIIKIDVEGAEQLVLEGGHNVLKEHRPKFYLEVGKQPTASVTEILRSYGYQLFDGTQPKAQRQLRSACVFNTLAIPSEQIRPRLYHAA; this is encoded by the coding sequence ATGCTTAGAACAATCGCAGAACGCGTCGCTCGTCGAATCGTGATCCGCCGTCGGCTGCCATCCAGCTTTGGCCGACGTCCGTTCTTCGTCACCCCCGATTCGGCACTGACGTACTTAAAACCAGGATATGGCGCATTCCGTGATCTGGTAACGATCGCTTCGGAATACGTTCAGGAAGGCGACCATGTCTGGGACATTGGAGGCAATTTAGGTGCTTTTAGTTTTTTGGCATCACACCGGGTCGGAGAGGCGGGCACGGTGGTATGTGTGGAGCCGGATCCGATTCTGGCGTCATTAATTCAACGATCGACTCAGCTGGCAGAAAACCGGGATCGCACCACTCATGTCCTGTGTAGCGCAGTGACCAATACGTCAGAAATCACACAATTTTCTATAGCGGTACGTGGCCGTTCTTCGAACTCATTACAGCACACCACCGGGCGTAGTCAGGCTGGCGGAACCAGATACACACAATTGGTTCCAACAACGACACTTGATTCCATGTTGGCTGTGTTTCCACCTCCAACAATCATAAAGATCGATGTGGAAGGCGCTGAACAGTTAGTGCTGGAGGGCGGTCACAACGTACTCAAAGAGCACCGGCCGAAATTCTATCTGGAAGTCGGAAAGCAACCGACAGCCTCCGTAACTGAGATCCTTCGGTCATATGGCTATCAGCTGTTTGACGGAACCCAACCGAAGGCACAACGGCAGTTGCGTTCGGCATGTGTATTCAACACACTCGCCATTCCATCCGAGCAGATTCGACCTCGTTTGTACCACGCAGCCTGA
- the rfbA gene encoding glucose-1-phosphate thymidylyltransferase RfbA → MSCFKKGIILAGGSGSRLFPLTLGISKQMVPVYDKPMIYYPLSALMLAGINEVLVISSPRDIGGFEQLLGTGEQWGMKFSYVTQPKPDGLAQAFVLGADFIGDDHVALVLGDNIFYGRGFQQLLGNAVSQDTGATIFGYEVRDPERYGVVEFDDTGKVVSLQEKPKEPRSHYAVPGLYFYDNDVVEISRNLEPSERGEYEITDVNREYMRRGLLKVELLSRGFAWLDTGTHNSLLEAGQFVAAIENRMGLKVSCPEEIAFRRGLIDAEHLRNLAAEYPNDYGEYLKHVASGR, encoded by the coding sequence ATGAGTTGTTTCAAAAAAGGCATCATTCTGGCCGGAGGGTCCGGTTCTCGGCTCTTTCCACTCACTCTCGGCATCAGCAAACAAATGGTGCCGGTGTACGACAAGCCAATGATCTATTATCCGCTTTCGGCGCTGATGCTGGCAGGGATTAACGAGGTGCTGGTGATTTCGTCACCACGCGACATCGGTGGTTTCGAACAGCTGCTGGGCACTGGTGAGCAGTGGGGAATGAAGTTTTCCTACGTAACACAGCCAAAACCCGACGGACTGGCCCAGGCCTTCGTCCTCGGGGCCGATTTCATTGGCGATGATCACGTAGCGCTGGTTTTGGGAGACAACATCTTCTACGGCAGAGGATTCCAGCAACTCCTGGGAAATGCGGTGTCACAGGACACCGGAGCGACCATATTTGGTTACGAAGTGCGCGATCCGGAACGTTACGGAGTGGTCGAATTTGATGACACCGGAAAAGTCGTGTCACTGCAGGAAAAACCAAAGGAACCCCGTTCGCATTATGCCGTGCCAGGGCTGTATTTCTACGACAATGATGTAGTAGAGATTTCACGGAATCTCGAACCCTCAGAACGTGGTGAGTATGAAATCACGGACGTCAATCGCGAGTACATGCGTCGCGGCCTGCTAAAGGTCGAATTGTTGTCACGCGGATTCGCATGGCTGGATACGGGAACTCACAATTCACTTCTGGAAGCCGGCCAGTTCGTAGCTGCCATCGAAAATCGAATGGGGCTGAAGGTCTCCTGCCCGGAAGAAATCGCGTTTCGTCGAGGCCTGATTGATGCAGAACATCTCCGAAACCTCGCGGCCGAATATCCAAATGATTACGGAGAATATTTAAAACACGTCGCATCCGGTCGCTAA
- the rfbB gene encoding dTDP-glucose 4,6-dehydratase translates to MKTILITGGAGFIGSCFARQLASRGDVRLVNLDKLTYAGNPDSLPDGPSHQLIVGDIGDSSLVRELLQQHQPQAIVNFAAESHVDRSIDGPLTFVETNVLGTCRFLEEVRNFWNGLDESAGKAFRFLHVSTDEVYGSLGDTGLFTESTAYAPNSPYSASKAASDHFVRAWHHTYGLPVLLTNCSNNYGPYQFPEKLIPLMILNAMEGRPLPVYGDGLNVRDWLYVEDHCEAIQTVLTQGVVGECYNVGGNTERTNIEIVKTICGAVDQYCPDLAHTPCDSLITYVKDRPGHDRRYAIDASKIRDELGWVPKTDFMTGIETTVRWYLDHSDWVERVQSGNYRRERLGLE, encoded by the coding sequence ATGAAGACCATTCTGATTACTGGTGGAGCTGGATTCATTGGCAGTTGTTTTGCGCGGCAACTGGCCTCACGCGGCGATGTCCGTCTGGTCAATCTCGACAAACTCACGTACGCAGGTAATCCCGATTCACTTCCGGATGGTCCCAGCCACCAGCTGATCGTTGGTGATATTGGAGATTCTTCACTGGTCCGTGAACTGCTGCAACAGCATCAGCCTCAGGCCATCGTTAATTTCGCGGCGGAATCTCACGTGGATCGTTCAATCGACGGTCCACTGACATTTGTGGAAACCAATGTGCTGGGAACATGTCGATTTCTGGAAGAAGTGAGAAATTTCTGGAACGGTCTGGATGAATCAGCCGGTAAGGCATTCCGTTTCCTGCACGTGTCAACAGACGAAGTTTACGGCTCATTAGGTGATACCGGATTATTCACGGAATCAACGGCATACGCTCCGAACAGTCCCTATTCCGCATCCAAAGCTGCGTCTGATCATTTTGTCCGGGCCTGGCATCACACGTATGGATTGCCGGTGCTGCTGACCAACTGCTCGAATAACTATGGGCCATATCAGTTTCCGGAAAAGCTGATTCCACTCATGATCCTGAATGCCATGGAAGGTCGACCACTGCCGGTGTATGGTGATGGGCTCAACGTTCGCGACTGGCTGTATGTCGAAGACCACTGTGAAGCGATTCAAACAGTGCTGACACAGGGAGTGGTCGGCGAGTGTTACAACGTTGGCGGAAATACGGAACGGACGAATATCGAAATAGTGAAGACGATTTGCGGAGCCGTAGATCAGTACTGTCCGGACCTGGCACACACACCATGCGATTCATTGATCACGTACGTGAAGGATCGTCCCGGCCACGATCGTCGCTACGCCATTGATGCCTCAAAAATTCGTGATGAGCTTGGCTGGGTGCCGAAAACCGATTTTATGACCGGTATTGAAACAACCGTGCGCTGGTACCTCGACCATTCCGATTGGGTTGAACGAGTCCAGAGTGGCAACTACCGGCGCGAGCGACTTGGATTGGAGTAG
- a CDS encoding sugar nucleotide-binding protein has protein sequence MLVLLGGSGYVGQALQAGLSRRGLEFSSIARSDVDYTDALSLKQYLQSVRPQYVFNAAGYTGRPNVDACELHRAECLAGNGVLPGTVRTVCEDLKIPWGHVSSGCIFTGTRSDGIGFRESDDPNFTFRQDNCSFYSGCKALGEEVLQGAERCWIWRLRIPFNHVDSPRNYITKMMNYPRLLNATNSLSHLDEFADACIDCTMKECEYGLWNLTNPGSITTRQVIERVQQHGLSHRPFEFFESEEQFLRIAAKTPRSNCVLDSSKAVAAGLPLSPVEEALEKAMKNWIRA, from the coding sequence ATGCTGGTTCTGTTAGGTGGAAGCGGATACGTCGGCCAGGCACTACAGGCAGGATTGTCTCGACGGGGGCTGGAATTCAGCTCAATCGCCCGTTCGGACGTTGACTACACTGACGCATTATCCCTGAAGCAATACTTGCAAAGTGTCCGGCCGCAGTACGTATTCAACGCAGCTGGATATACCGGTCGTCCGAATGTCGATGCATGTGAATTGCACCGAGCCGAATGTCTGGCAGGCAATGGTGTATTGCCAGGAACGGTGAGAACGGTCTGTGAAGATCTGAAAATTCCCTGGGGGCACGTATCTTCCGGATGTATTTTCACGGGAACGCGCAGTGACGGCATCGGATTCCGGGAAAGTGATGACCCCAACTTTACATTTCGTCAGGATAACTGCAGCTTCTATTCGGGCTGCAAGGCCTTGGGCGAAGAAGTACTGCAGGGCGCGGAACGTTGCTGGATCTGGAGACTGAGAATACCGTTCAATCACGTCGATTCGCCCCGCAATTATATCACTAAAATGATGAACTACCCCCGACTGCTCAATGCGACCAACAGCCTGTCACATCTGGACGAATTCGCTGATGCCTGCATTGACTGCACAATGAAGGAATGCGAGTACGGACTCTGGAACCTCACCAATCCGGGATCAATCACAACTCGGCAGGTGATCGAACGCGTTCAGCAACACGGACTCAGTCACAGGCCTTTCGAGTTTTTTGAAAGTGAAGAACAATTTCTTCGAATTGCCGCAAAGACGCCACGTTCCAACTGTGTGCTGGACAGCAGTAAGGCTGTTGCCGCCGGACTTCCACTGAGTCCCGTTGAGGAGGCTCTTGAAAAAGCGATGAAGAACTGGATCAGGGCATGA
- a CDS encoding FkbM family methyltransferase produces the protein MKPRLLFLNRSYWPDTEATGQLLTALCEGLTDQFDVHVLAGQPNVPSTSTDWKNIEERNGVTIHRVKHTTFSKRNMLQKGINFLSFVRACQKQIRLLPQPDVVVFETDPFLLPFVADRFHRYSGCSMVGYLQDIYPDVAVALEKVGNNRAIRKLRSSLFDIYRRCSRMIVLSKDMKQLLLESEIPDESVSIIPNWADTQQIVPVESSNRFRRKFRLEKKFVAMYSGNLGLTQNLEEFVEAAAILQDDTEIQFVFVGQGARKKTLQQQTESLGLSNILFCDYQPIEELSHSLSAADLHLLPLTAGLSRCLMPSKLYGILAAGRPFLTNAPETSELFELTKSHHVGFTVEAGCPSAIAEAVRTAKTDRATLKNMGQRARQLAEDRFTKTLSVSAFAKSLQEVTRESSKQVIPTTRTTRLRKAILKRVPGHGVIRRRLPPKFGRRSCYIPANSDTAFVNPGFTEFKSLIRIASECIREGDRIWDIGGTTGLFSILAAHQAGHRGNVLSVQPDPNLAALIQRTSEHADNRDLTIDVLCASVSAETKIAQICPVEQNQRYRSPAEVLNGMQTVLAKQPQFSPATTLDSMLSVFSPPTFIRIDVEDAQQLILEGGKRLIEEYRPRICVIVEEKQIQSVKAILSSFGYDLLESSLPVSGREAGRQDVFNMMSVPSEQPLSQLASAA, from the coding sequence ATGAAGCCGCGACTCCTATTTCTGAATCGATCTTACTGGCCGGACACCGAAGCCACCGGCCAACTGCTCACAGCACTCTGTGAAGGCCTCACAGATCAGTTTGATGTGCATGTCCTCGCCGGCCAGCCAAACGTGCCTTCGACCAGCACAGACTGGAAGAACATCGAAGAGCGAAATGGCGTTACCATTCACCGAGTCAAACACACAACATTCTCCAAAAGAAACATGCTGCAGAAAGGGATCAATTTCCTTTCGTTTGTTCGTGCCTGCCAGAAACAGATTCGATTGCTGCCACAGCCGGATGTAGTCGTTTTCGAAACGGATCCGTTCCTGCTGCCGTTCGTTGCCGACCGATTTCACCGATACAGCGGGTGCAGCATGGTGGGCTACTTGCAGGACATCTACCCGGATGTTGCGGTCGCTCTGGAGAAAGTCGGGAACAATCGGGCTATTCGGAAACTAAGAAGCTCACTGTTCGACATATACCGCCGCTGCAGCAGAATGATCGTCCTGAGCAAGGACATGAAACAACTGCTTCTGGAAAGCGAAATTCCCGATGAAAGTGTGTCAATCATTCCAAACTGGGCAGACACACAACAAATCGTTCCGGTTGAGAGCAGCAATCGATTTCGGCGAAAATTCAGACTCGAAAAAAAGTTCGTGGCAATGTATTCCGGAAACCTGGGGCTGACTCAGAATCTGGAGGAATTCGTTGAAGCAGCTGCAATTCTGCAGGACGACACCGAGATTCAGTTCGTTTTTGTGGGGCAGGGCGCTCGCAAAAAAACTCTGCAGCAGCAGACAGAGTCATTGGGACTGTCCAATATTCTGTTTTGTGACTATCAACCGATTGAGGAATTGTCACACAGCCTCAGTGCCGCCGATCTGCATCTGCTGCCTTTGACTGCCGGACTCAGCCGCTGTCTGATGCCAAGTAAACTCTATGGCATTCTTGCTGCCGGACGACCATTTCTGACCAATGCACCTGAGACTTCAGAACTTTTCGAACTTACGAAGTCTCATCACGTGGGATTCACCGTTGAAGCCGGATGTCCTTCTGCGATCGCTGAAGCTGTTCGCACAGCAAAAACTGACCGTGCCACATTGAAAAACATGGGACAAAGAGCGCGTCAACTGGCAGAAGATAGATTTACGAAGACACTTTCGGTGTCTGCTTTTGCGAAGTCTCTGCAGGAAGTCACCCGGGAATCTTCGAAACAAGTGATACCGACAACTCGGACAACCAGATTGCGCAAAGCAATTCTCAAACGTGTTCCCGGACACGGTGTCATCCGCCGTCGACTTCCTCCGAAATTCGGAAGGCGATCTTGCTATATCCCCGCGAATTCTGACACGGCCTTTGTAAATCCGGGATTTACGGAATTCAAAAGTCTGATCAGAATCGCGTCTGAATGTATTCGCGAAGGTGACCGTATTTGGGACATTGGCGGAACGACCGGCCTGTTCAGCATTCTGGCAGCTCATCAGGCCGGACATCGCGGCAACGTTTTATCGGTCCAGCCGGATCCGAATCTGGCAGCACTGATCCAACGAACCTCCGAACATGCGGACAATCGTGACCTCACAATCGATGTTTTGTGTGCCTCTGTTTCGGCAGAAACAAAGATTGCTCAGATTTGCCCTGTTGAGCAAAATCAGCGTTACCGCAGCCCGGCGGAAGTCCTCAACGGCATGCAGACAGTTCTTGCCAAACAACCACAGTTCTCACCTGCCACCACACTGGATTCAATGCTGTCGGTATTTTCACCACCAACCTTTATCAGGATTGATGTCGAGGATGCCCAACAGCTGATCTTGGAGGGAGGAAAGCGATTAATCGAAGAGTACCGTCCACGTATCTGTGTCATAGTCGAAGAAAAACAGATTCAGTCCGTCAAAGCAATTCTCAGTTCATTCGGCTATGACCTGTTGGAAAGTAGTCTGCCGGTGTCCGGTCGGGAAGCTGGCCGGCAGGACGTATTCAATATGATGAGTGTTCCTTCTGAGCAACCATTGTCTCAACTGGCATCAGCCGCGTAG
- the wecB gene encoding UDP-N-acetylglucosamine 2-epimerase (non-hydrolyzing): MKRFACIVGTRPNFMKMAPILRAFEHYAEADPLLIHTGQHYDHNLSDVFFDELGIRNPDISLGIGSGSHGEQTGRLIIELEKVFTQARPEIDRVVVVGDVNSTMAATLAAVKLNIPVGHVEAGLRSFDRQMPEETNRIVTDSLSDLLLVSEPSGLDNLRREGHPDDRIRLVGNVMIDTLFRLVEKASHRCVLTDLGLQSGTYAVFTAHRPSNVDNPKTLQGIVKVLVGISEALPVVFPVHPRTRTRLKTFGLLTSLESAPGVRLLEPLGYLDFLALTSGSRVIVTDSGGLQDESTALEIPCLTMRENTERPVTVTEGTNTLCGSDPQTLDNNLRAVVNGTYKSGRCPALWDGKAAERIAGELMSV; encoded by the coding sequence ATGAAACGATTTGCCTGTATTGTTGGAACTCGCCCAAATTTCATGAAAATGGCTCCGATCCTGAGGGCATTCGAACATTATGCAGAGGCTGATCCGCTGCTGATTCATACCGGCCAGCATTACGATCACAATCTGTCAGATGTGTTCTTTGACGAACTGGGAATCAGGAATCCCGACATCAGTCTGGGTATCGGATCCGGCAGTCACGGTGAGCAGACGGGCCGACTCATCATAGAATTGGAAAAGGTCTTTACTCAGGCACGTCCGGAAATTGACCGAGTCGTCGTTGTCGGAGATGTCAATTCCACGATGGCTGCAACTCTGGCCGCCGTCAAACTTAATATTCCGGTAGGACACGTGGAAGCCGGTCTCCGCAGTTTTGATCGACAGATGCCGGAAGAGACTAATCGAATTGTGACCGACAGTCTTTCTGATCTGCTGCTGGTCTCTGAGCCGTCCGGCCTGGACAACCTGAGAAGGGAGGGACATCCCGATGATCGGATTCGCCTGGTCGGCAATGTTATGATTGATACTCTGTTCCGGCTGGTCGAAAAGGCTTCACATCGATGCGTGTTAACAGACCTGGGACTGCAGTCCGGCACATATGCAGTCTTCACGGCACATCGCCCGTCAAACGTTGACAACCCGAAAACACTCCAGGGCATCGTTAAAGTACTGGTTGGAATTTCGGAGGCATTACCAGTCGTATTTCCTGTTCATCCGAGAACCCGGACACGTCTGAAAACGTTCGGGCTGCTGACATCACTTGAGTCGGCCCCTGGTGTGAGATTACTTGAGCCGCTGGGTTACCTCGATTTCCTTGCATTGACGTCCGGGTCACGAGTGATTGTGACTGATTCAGGTGGACTGCAGGACGAGTCCACGGCACTGGAAATCCCGTGCCTGACAATGCGTGAAAACACGGAGCGACCGGTGACAGTAACAGAAGGCACGAATACCCTGTGTGGATCCGATCCACAGACGCTGGACAACAACCTGCGTGCCGTTGTCAACGGCACTTACAAATCAGGTCGCTGTCCCGCTCTTTGGGACGGCAAAGCTGCAGAACGAATTGCCGGCGAACTGATGTCTGTTTAA
- a CDS encoding heparinase II/III family protein encodes MTFSLTQFGRTIRHIPPERLWLRFWFSLRRRLTMSPPGRFLKVRRNKPLPLAATLPAAVFPPREHLIHNREGKLFLRQLNRSWPVGDEIDWQLNDDSRPTQLECLALHYLEFVESVEVELGESILLNWIRRNPPWQSEYWLNSWNSYAISIRTVCMMQWLAAHRAKVSPNTVDKVVESVAEQVRFLARNLETDIRGNHLIKNIKTLLWAAKFFHGPEASAWYHRGRRFLRKEVASQFLSDGMHFEMSPAYHCQVFADLLECASILVPGERSELIRCLEPAAQVIADLTHPDGRISLYSDGGLNMTYLPKQCLSQYEQFGGPRIDQRRCFGFEDSGYYGIRTGQAYLTFDCGPSCADTLPAHGHGDILAFEWDVDGRRIVVDAGVREYESGPERDWNRSTKAHNTVTVGNRDQCEFVKSFRVGHRAHGRCLRAALSADSMSVTGSYSSRSADGQQINHTRTISGSPEYFRVVDHVTSRFSEPAVARLLLHHDCDVYKVSEHDVDIMIDTKRIHLNTESPVHIRTAKWSPDFGTEFKTVQLEIEYGNTPCESGFTLTVENESHA; translated from the coding sequence TTGACGTTTTCCCTTACACAATTCGGGCGAACTATACGCCATATTCCACCCGAACGGCTGTGGCTGCGTTTCTGGTTCAGTCTGAGACGTCGACTGACGATGTCGCCACCAGGTCGTTTTTTGAAGGTAAGACGAAATAAACCGCTGCCACTGGCCGCGACATTACCTGCTGCCGTCTTTCCTCCACGTGAGCACCTCATTCATAATCGCGAAGGGAAGTTATTTCTACGCCAGCTGAATCGGTCCTGGCCGGTCGGTGACGAAATCGACTGGCAACTGAATGACGACAGCCGGCCAACGCAACTGGAGTGTCTGGCATTGCACTACCTGGAATTCGTTGAATCGGTGGAGGTGGAATTGGGAGAATCAATTCTCCTGAACTGGATCCGCCGAAATCCCCCGTGGCAGTCAGAGTACTGGCTAAATTCATGGAACAGCTATGCGATTTCGATTCGAACTGTGTGCATGATGCAGTGGCTGGCTGCCCATCGTGCTAAAGTATCACCGAATACCGTAGATAAAGTCGTTGAGTCTGTCGCTGAACAGGTCCGCTTCCTGGCCCGAAACCTTGAAACAGATATCCGTGGAAATCATCTGATCAAAAACATCAAGACGCTCCTGTGGGCGGCTAAATTTTTTCACGGACCTGAGGCGTCCGCGTGGTATCATCGGGGGCGCCGTTTTCTGCGGAAAGAAGTGGCGTCACAATTTCTTTCCGACGGAATGCACTTCGAAATGTCCCCCGCTTATCACTGCCAGGTGTTTGCAGACCTGCTGGAATGCGCATCCATCCTTGTTCCAGGTGAACGCAGCGAACTCATTCGGTGTCTTGAACCAGCGGCACAGGTGATAGCGGACCTGACTCATCCTGACGGACGTATCAGTCTGTACAGCGATGGGGGACTGAACATGACATATCTGCCGAAACAGTGTCTGTCTCAATATGAACAGTTCGGCGGACCCCGTATCGATCAGAGACGTTGCTTTGGTTTCGAAGATTCAGGCTACTACGGTATCCGTACGGGTCAGGCGTATCTGACGTTCGATTGCGGTCCGTCATGTGCTGACACATTGCCTGCGCACGGTCACGGAGACATTTTAGCATTTGAATGGGACGTTGACGGCCGGCGAATTGTGGTCGACGCCGGAGTTCGAGAATATGAATCCGGCCCCGAACGCGACTGGAACCGTTCAACAAAGGCTCACAACACCGTAACAGTTGGCAACCGTGATCAGTGCGAATTTGTCAAATCATTCCGAGTCGGGCATCGGGCGCACGGTCGTTGTCTGCGTGCTGCATTGAGTGCAGACAGCATGTCAGTAACGGGCAGCTATAGTTCGCGCAGTGCCGATGGTCAGCAGATTAACCATACACGAACAATCTCAGGATCACCTGAATATTTTCGCGTCGTTGACCACGTCACCAGTCGGTTTTCTGAACCGGCTGTCGCTCGGTTGCTCCTGCACCATGATTGCGATGTCTACAAAGTCAGCGAACATGATGTTGATATTATGATTGATACAAAGCGGATCCACCTGAACACTGAATCACCGGTTCACATCCGTACCGCAAAATGGTCACCCGATTTTGGAACCGAATTCAAAACCGTTCAGCTGGAAATTGAATATGGCAACACGCCGTGCGAATCCGGATTCACACTAACAGTGGAAAATGAATCACACGCATGA
- a CDS encoding glycosyltransferase family 4 protein, with protein sequence MITCVPNVPNGRPYQGYKNTIRPQRETMDGIEVIRVWTFLAPNAGFVRRTLNYVSYMITAVWTGLFVKRPDVMIATSPQLFCGWAGAVVNFLRRVPFVLEIRDIWPESIAAVGAIRGGFVLQILKWLERKLYLSADHVVTVGKEYRSNVTSKADVSDCISVIYNGVDGKYFSPRLPDPEFRRQYGMQDRFLCSYVGTIGMAHGLETVLNTAELLKDSGRDDIGFLLIGDGARRQSLEREAETRGLSDLVKFTGRLSKSEMPRVISSSDALLVHLRLCDLFTTVVPSKIFEIMAMQRPIIMGVRGESAEIVREAGAAIEMEPGNSDSLLSCLNQLIGDQELYRSLTSRGRQFVLEKFSRDTFATDYLKLFATLISDEKPDHSGQSVGMPTIH encoded by the coding sequence GTGATCACTTGCGTACCCAATGTTCCGAATGGACGACCCTATCAGGGGTATAAGAACACGATACGGCCTCAGCGAGAAACCATGGACGGGATTGAGGTCATCCGTGTCTGGACATTCCTGGCGCCTAATGCCGGTTTCGTAAGACGCACACTGAACTATGTGTCTTACATGATCACAGCCGTCTGGACCGGTCTGTTTGTGAAACGCCCGGACGTCATGATTGCCACAAGTCCGCAACTGTTCTGCGGCTGGGCCGGCGCCGTTGTTAATTTTCTTCGACGCGTACCTTTCGTCCTTGAAATCCGCGACATCTGGCCGGAATCGATTGCCGCCGTAGGTGCCATACGAGGCGGATTTGTATTACAGATACTGAAGTGGCTGGAACGCAAGCTTTACCTGAGTGCTGACCACGTTGTTACTGTTGGCAAAGAGTATCGGAGCAATGTGACATCGAAAGCTGACGTGAGCGACTGTATCTCAGTCATCTACAATGGTGTTGACGGAAAATATTTTTCGCCGCGTCTGCCGGATCCCGAGTTCCGCCGGCAGTATGGCATGCAGGACCGGTTTTTGTGCTCCTACGTGGGTACCATCGGAATGGCTCACGGACTGGAAACCGTGCTGAATACAGCAGAGCTTCTCAAAGACTCAGGTCGTGATGATATCGGATTTCTCCTGATCGGTGACGGAGCCCGCCGGCAGTCCCTGGAGCGAGAAGCGGAAACCCGAGGTTTGTCTGATCTCGTAAAATTCACCGGACGCCTAAGCAAGTCAGAAATGCCACGGGTGATTTCGAGTTCTGATGCCTTACTTGTGCATCTCCGTCTCTGTGATCTGTTTACCACTGTCGTTCCGTCAAAAATATTTGAAATAATGGCCATGCAGCGCCCTATCATTATGGGAGTTCGGGGTGAGTCGGCTGAAATTGTGCGAGAAGCCGGTGCAGCTATCGAAATGGAACCAGGAAACAGTGACTCGCTGCTCAGTTGTCTCAATCAGTTGATTGGTGATCAGGAACTTTACCGGTCACTGACATCCAGAGGGCGTCAATTTGTTCTGGAAAAATTCAGCCGAGACACCTTCGCCACCGACTACCTCAAACTCTTTGCCACACTCATTTCTGACGAGAAACCAGATCATTCCGGCCAGTCAGTCGGAATGCCAACGATCCATTAG